The Flaviramulus sp. BrNp1-15 genome has a window encoding:
- a CDS encoding ClpP family protease, with protein MSKPTKVQDAIDSKLIEERKVFLWGQVDDDSAKHVIDRLLYLDALETKDIQLYINSPGGYVTSGFAIYDCIKSLKSDVSTICTGLAASMGSILLSVGTKGKRFIQPHARVMIHQPSGGARGQASDIEISAKEIILTKELSAKILADNCGQDFDKVMKDFNRDHWMGADESVAYGIVDKITQ; from the coding sequence ATGAGTAAACCAACAAAAGTACAAGACGCTATAGATAGTAAATTGATTGAAGAACGTAAAGTGTTTTTATGGGGACAGGTAGATGATGATTCTGCTAAACATGTTATTGATAGGTTATTGTATTTAGATGCCTTAGAAACTAAGGATATTCAATTATATATTAATAGTCCTGGAGGTTATGTAACTTCTGGTTTTGCAATATATGATTGTATTAAATCTTTAAAAAGTGATGTGTCTACTATTTGCACAGGATTAGCAGCCTCAATGGGATCTATATTGTTATCAGTAGGAACAAAAGGGAAACGCTTTATTCAACCACATGCACGTGTAATGATACATCAACCAAGTGGTGGAGCACGTGGACAAGCAAGTGATATTGAAATTTCAGCTAAAGAAATTATTTTAACTAAAGAATTAAGCGCAAAAATACTTGCAGATAACTGTGGTCAAGATTTCGATAAAGTTATGAAAGACTTTAATAGAGATCATTGGATGGGGGCAGATGAGTCTGTTGCTTATGGTATTGTAGATAAAATCACCCAATAG
- a CDS encoding tRNA1(Val) (adenine(37)-N6)-methyltransferase has protein sequence MLKPFKFKQFQVNQDQCAMKIGTDSVLLGAWTSIEKLPFSVLDIGSGTGILSLMLAQRSNAEVIDALEIDDNAYEQCVDNFEHSQWGDRLFCYHASLEEFAEEIEDQYNLIICNPPFYSENYKTESQQRDLARFNDAMPFEHLLQSVSKLLIQDGLFSVIIPFKEEERFVSLASKFNLYPNRILHVKGNPTSEIKRSLIEFTFNKSDIKKEVLIIETERHRYTEDYINLTKDFYLKM, from the coding sequence ATTTTGAAACCTTTCAAATTCAAACAATTTCAAGTCAATCAAGACCAATGTGCCATGAAAATAGGGACAGACTCTGTTTTACTTGGCGCTTGGACATCTATAGAAAAATTGCCTTTTTCAGTTTTAGACATTGGTTCTGGCACAGGTATTTTATCTCTTATGCTAGCACAACGAAGCAATGCGGAAGTTATTGACGCCCTTGAGATTGATGATAACGCTTATGAGCAATGTGTTGATAATTTTGAGCACTCTCAATGGGGAGATAGATTATTCTGCTATCATGCATCTTTAGAAGAATTTGCTGAAGAAATTGAAGACCAATACAATTTAATTATTTGTAACCCTCCTTTCTATTCTGAAAATTACAAAACTGAAAGTCAACAGCGTGATTTAGCACGTTTTAATGACGCTATGCCTTTTGAACACTTATTACAAAGTGTTTCAAAATTGTTAATTCAAGATGGTTTGTTCTCAGTTATTATTCCTTTTAAAGAAGAAGAACGCTTTGTAAGTTTAGCTTCAAAATTCAACCTCTACCCAAACAGAATATTGCATGTAAAAGGAAACCCAACTTCAGAAATTAAACGAAGTTTGATAGAATTTACATTCAACAAAAGTGATATCAAAAAAGAGGTCTTAATTATTGAAACCGAACGCCATCGCTATACCGAAGATTATATCAATCTTACCAAAGATTTCTATTTAAAAATGTAA
- a CDS encoding PA2169 family four-helix-bundle protein — MKYTEEISNKLNELLIKNYDAEKGYLNAIDNVNNDRLKMFFKRRASERSEFAKELRTEILRYGEVPEDSGSFKGTLHRNWMSLKSLFSSNNEEAILEEAIRGEEASLDEYNEILKDRNLPPSIDSLLIKQKNAIQAAINTEKVHEELVS; from the coding sequence ATGAAGTACACAGAAGAAATTTCAAACAAATTAAACGAATTATTAATAAAAAATTATGATGCCGAAAAAGGGTATTTAAATGCTATTGATAATGTAAACAATGATAGATTAAAAATGTTCTTTAAAAGAAGAGCTTCTGAAAGAAGCGAATTTGCTAAAGAATTACGCACAGAAATCTTACGTTATGGCGAAGTTCCTGAAGATTCAGGAAGTTTTAAAGGTACATTGCACAGAAATTGGATGAGTTTAAAATCGCTATTCAGTTCAAACAATGAAGAAGCTATTTTAGAAGAGGCTATTAGAGGTGAAGAAGCTAGTCTTGATGAATACAATGAGATTTTAAAAGACAGAAATTTACCACCAAGTATAGATTCTTTGCTCATTAAGCAAAAAAATGCAATTCAAGCAGCCATAAACACAGAAAAAGTACACGAAGAATTAGTGTCATAA
- the trxA gene encoding thioredoxin: MALEITDAMFEETVLKSDKPVLVDFWAAWCGPCRMVGPIIEEISNEYEGKAVVGKVDVDANQEFAAKYGVRNIPTVLVFQNGEVVGRQVGVAPKNAYTEAIDSLL; encoded by the coding sequence ATGGCATTAGAAATAACAGATGCAATGTTTGAAGAAACGGTTTTAAAAAGTGATAAACCAGTACTTGTAGATTTTTGGGCTGCTTGGTGCGGACCATGTAGAATGGTTGGACCTATTATTGAAGAAATTAGTAATGAATACGAAGGTAAAGCCGTTGTTGGTAAAGTAGATGTTGATGCTAATCAAGAATTTGCTGCAAAATATGGTGTACGTAACATACCTACAGTTTTAGTTTTTCAAAACGGAGAGGTAGTTGGTAGACAAGTTGGTGTTGCGCCTAAAAATGCTTACACTGAAGCTATAGATTCACTTTTATAG
- a CDS encoding 30S ribosomal protein S16 — protein sequence MPVKIRLQRHGKKGKPYYWIVAADARSKRDGKYLEKLGAYNPNTNPATVELNVDGAVKWLQNGAQPTDTAKTLLSYKGAMLKNHLAGGVRKGALTEEQAEAKFTAWLEEKEAKIQAKAEGLSKEEAKAKADALAAEKAVNEARIAAAAPVVEEETPEAPVNVDATEEIAALEEAAEEGAAAADTEVAKEEE from the coding sequence ATGCCAGTAAAAATTAGATTACAAAGACACGGTAAAAAAGGGAAACCTTACTATTGGATTGTTGCAGCTGATGCACGTTCAAAAAGAGATGGTAAATACTTAGAAAAATTAGGTGCTTACAATCCAAACACAAATCCAGCAACTGTAGAATTAAATGTTGATGGTGCGGTAAAATGGTTACAAAATGGTGCACAACCAACCGATACTGCAAAAACGTTGTTATCTTATAAAGGTGCAATGCTTAAAAATCACCTTGCAGGTGGTGTTAGAAAAGGCGCTTTAACTGAAGAGCAAGCAGAAGCAAAGTTTACTGCTTGGTTAGAAGAAAAAGAAGCTAAAATTCAAGCTAAAGCAGAAGGTTTATCAAAAGAGGAAGCAAAAGCTAAAGCTGATGCCTTAGCAGCAGAAAAAGCTGTTAATGAAGCACGTATTGCTGCCGCTGCTCCTGTTGTTGAAGAAGAAACGCCTGAAGCTCCTGTTAATGTTGATGCTACAGAAGAAATTGCAGCGTTAGAAGAGGCCGCTGAAGAAGGTGCTGCTGCTGCTGATACAGAAGTAGCTAAAGAAGAAGAATAA
- a CDS encoding LacI family DNA-binding transcriptional regulator, with the protein MVTLKQLAKELNVSISTVSKALNNSEEIGEDTVRRVKELAELYNYKPNKVALSLKNNKTKTIGVIIPNILNRFLAKVLFGIEREATKQGYNIITCISNESLEKEKESLQLLANGSVDGFILSVAEETQVNNEIEHFKKTIKQGLPIVMFDRVAHDVLCDKVIVDDFDATYNATKSLIQEKRKHIAFVSNINDLSVGKLRERGYNKAILESEKHEPLVLKIDKNDDHPEKIKSFLKKHKTIDGVIAADNVSGVIAINTAVNLGLKVPKNISVIGFASSSESNYSLPQLTTIRQHAKTIGADAAQLLINRIQNPSEEKDVKTKIVKTSLIKNKSTL; encoded by the coding sequence ATGGTTACTTTAAAACAATTAGCAAAAGAGTTGAATGTTTCAATCTCAACAGTTTCTAAAGCTTTAAATAATAGCGAAGAAATTGGTGAAGATACTGTTAGGCGTGTTAAAGAGTTGGCAGAGTTATATAATTATAAGCCAAATAAAGTAGCCTTAAGTTTAAAAAACAACAAAACAAAAACCATAGGTGTTATTATACCTAATATACTTAACAGGTTTTTAGCTAAAGTACTTTTCGGTATAGAACGAGAAGCAACAAAGCAGGGTTATAATATTATTACCTGTATTTCTAACGAATCTTTAGAAAAAGAAAAAGAAAGTTTACAATTATTGGCAAATGGAAGTGTAGACGGGTTTATCTTATCGGTTGCAGAAGAAACCCAAGTTAATAATGAAATAGAGCACTTTAAGAAAACAATTAAACAAGGCTTACCAATAGTGATGTTTGATAGAGTAGCACACGATGTATTGTGCGATAAAGTAATCGTAGACGATTTTGATGCTACCTATAACGCCACAAAAAGCTTAATTCAAGAAAAAAGAAAACATATTGCCTTTGTTAGTAATATTAACGATTTAAGTGTTGGTAAGTTAAGAGAGCGAGGTTACAATAAAGCAATTTTAGAAAGTGAAAAACACGAACCTCTGGTTCTAAAAATAGATAAGAATGATGATCACCCTGAAAAAATAAAATCTTTTTTAAAAAAGCATAAAACTATAGATGGGGTTATTGCTGCAGATAATGTATCGGGTGTAATTGCTATTAATACAGCTGTTAATCTAGGGTTAAAAGTTCCGAAGAATATTTCTGTAATAGGTTTTGCAAGCAGTTCCGAATCAAATTATTCACTTCCACAACTTACTACAATAAGGCAACATGCAAAAACTATTGGCGCTGATGCAGCTCAATTATTAATCAATAGAATTCAAAATCCTTCTGAAGAGAAAGATGTAAAAACTAAAATTGTTAAAACTAGCTTGATAAAAAACAAATCTACACTTTAA
- the dnaE gene encoding DNA polymerase III subunit alpha has product MYLIFDTETTGLPKRWDAPITDTDNWPRCIQIAWQLHDAMGKCIESQDYLVQPDGFNIPYDAEKIHGISTELAQEKGIPLAEVLEKFNVALSKTKFVVGQNVKFDLNIMGAEFVRENVVNPLQELPVLDTCTEHTASLCQIPGGRYGKFKLPTLTELHEHLFNQPFAEAHNATADVEATTRCFLELIRLGEYTKEELDVQPDYFQNFKEANPQEIQLIGLKHINLKQESAKIRERLKKEDTSQISSEEIKQNISELEDVDFVHLHNHSQFSVLQSTISVADLVAAAAEHNMPAVALTDHANMMGAFHFVKAVSNHNKSVKAKNEVAIEKGETPKAKEIKPIIGCEFFVCEDHTDKTRKDNGYQIVLLAKNKNGYHNLAKLSSHAFVDGFYYLPRIDKKLIQQYKEDLIVLTGNLYGEVPSKVLNIGENQAEEALLWWKEEFGDDLYIELMRHKQEDENRVNTVLIEFSKRHNVKLVATNNTYYCKKEDANAHDILLCVKDGEKQATPIGRGRGYRYGLPNQDYYFKSSDEMKALFKDIPEAISNIQEVVDKVETYQLAREVLLPAFDIPDEFKDEADLADGGKRGENAYLRHLTYEGAKKRYGEELTDEIKERLDFELSVIENTGYPGYFLIVEDFIREARNMDVSVGPGRGSAAGSVVAYCLWITNIDPLKYDLLFERFLNPDRISMPDIDIDFDDEGRSRVMDYVINKYGSNQVAQIITYGTMAAKSSIRDTARVLDLPLFDADRIAKLIPTMSKLNKIFGLDEKELGKKFRAEDLEKVNQLLNISEGDGLEAETVNLARTLEGSVRNTGIHACGVIITPDDITKFVPVATAKDSDLYVTQFDNSVVEDAGLLKMDFLGLKTLTLIKDTVKIVKAKHDILLDPENFPLDDEETYALFQRGETVGVFQYESPGMQKHLRDLKPTVFEDLIAMNALYRPGPMEYIPSFVRRKHGDEEIDYDLPAMEEYLKETYGITVYQEQVMLLSQKLAGFTKGEADVLRKAMGKKQIAVLDKMKPKFIEQASANGHDAKILEKVWKDWEAFASYAFNKSHSTCYAWIAYQTAYLKAHYPAEYMAAVLSNNMNDIKSVTFFMEECKRMKLDVLGPDVNESFYKFSVNKDYAVRFGMGAIKGVGHGAVMTIVENRKKDGPYKSIFDLAKRIDLRAANKKAFENLALAGGFDGLGDTHRAQFFHDEGDGITFLEKAIKYGAKHQENENSAQVSLFGAASDVQIAEPQVPPCEEWGTMEKLGKEREVVGIYISGHPLDDFKTEMKTFCNGTIAMFNNLEPYVNREIVFGGVVTDVQHRVSKQGKGWALFTIEDYTDSFEFRIFGEEYLKFRHFLMKNNFVFVKTFIREGWVNKDTGKKSDPRLQFNSFQLLHDVMENYAKKLSIQVDINDLNEQKITALKELLHMHPGSKAIHFLVYDAKEKIKLTMPSRKQKVKVSQELISELEAQNFRFKLN; this is encoded by the coding sequence ATGTATTTAATTTTTGATACCGAAACTACAGGTTTACCAAAACGTTGGGATGCGCCTATAACAGATACTGATAATTGGCCAAGATGTATTCAAATTGCATGGCAATTGCATGACGCCATGGGTAAATGTATTGAAAGTCAAGATTATTTGGTACAGCCTGATGGTTTTAATATTCCTTACGATGCAGAAAAAATTCACGGTATTTCTACCGAATTAGCTCAGGAAAAAGGTATTCCATTAGCAGAGGTTTTAGAAAAGTTTAATGTTGCATTAAGTAAAACTAAATTTGTTGTAGGGCAAAATGTAAAATTCGACCTCAATATTATGGGAGCCGAATTTGTAAGAGAAAATGTTGTAAACCCTTTGCAAGAATTACCAGTTTTAGATACCTGTACAGAACATACAGCGAGCTTATGCCAAATTCCCGGAGGTCGATATGGTAAATTTAAATTACCAACCTTAACAGAGTTACACGAGCATTTATTCAATCAGCCTTTTGCTGAGGCGCACAATGCTACTGCCGATGTTGAAGCTACAACGCGATGCTTTTTAGAGTTGATTCGCTTAGGTGAATATACCAAAGAAGAATTAGATGTTCAGCCTGATTATTTTCAGAATTTTAAAGAAGCAAATCCACAAGAGATTCAACTTATTGGGTTAAAGCACATCAATCTTAAACAGGAAAGTGCTAAAATTCGAGAACGTCTTAAAAAAGAAGATACTAGCCAGATTTCTTCCGAAGAAATAAAACAAAATATATCTGAGTTAGAGGACGTCGATTTTGTGCATTTACATAACCATTCGCAGTTTTCAGTATTACAGTCTACTATAAGTGTAGCCGATTTGGTGGCTGCAGCTGCAGAACACAATATGCCAGCGGTAGCTTTAACAGACCACGCAAACATGATGGGAGCTTTTCATTTTGTTAAAGCTGTGAGTAATCATAACAAATCAGTAAAGGCTAAAAATGAAGTTGCTATCGAAAAAGGGGAAACTCCTAAAGCAAAAGAAATTAAGCCGATAATTGGTTGCGAGTTTTTTGTTTGCGAAGACCATACAGATAAAACCAGAAAAGATAATGGCTATCAAATTGTATTGCTGGCTAAAAACAAAAATGGCTATCATAATCTTGCAAAATTATCGTCGCACGCCTTTGTTGATGGGTTTTATTATTTACCAAGAATTGATAAAAAACTCATACAACAATATAAAGAAGATCTAATTGTACTAACAGGGAATTTATATGGAGAAGTTCCTAGCAAGGTTCTAAATATAGGTGAAAATCAAGCTGAAGAAGCTTTGCTCTGGTGGAAAGAAGAATTTGGAGATGACCTGTACATAGAGCTAATGCGCCACAAGCAGGAAGATGAAAACCGCGTAAATACAGTTTTAATTGAGTTTTCTAAAAGGCATAATGTTAAGTTAGTTGCAACAAATAATACCTATTATTGCAAAAAAGAAGATGCTAACGCTCATGATATTTTGTTGTGTGTAAAAGATGGCGAAAAGCAAGCTACACCAATAGGTAGAGGGCGTGGTTATCGTTATGGTTTACCTAATCAGGACTATTATTTTAAGTCGTCTGATGAGATGAAGGCTTTGTTTAAAGATATTCCCGAAGCTATTAGTAATATTCAGGAAGTTGTAGATAAAGTTGAAACCTACCAATTGGCGCGAGAAGTATTGTTACCTGCCTTTGATATTCCAGATGAATTTAAGGATGAAGCAGATTTAGCAGATGGAGGTAAACGAGGCGAAAATGCTTATTTAAGACATTTAACTTATGAAGGTGCCAAAAAGCGTTATGGTGAAGAACTTACAGATGAGATTAAAGAACGATTAGATTTTGAATTGAGTGTTATTGAAAATACAGGTTATCCAGGCTATTTTTTAATTGTTGAAGATTTTATTCGAGAAGCCCGAAATATGGATGTTTCGGTTGGTCCGGGTCGTGGTTCGGCAGCAGGTTCGGTTGTTGCGTATTGTTTATGGATTACCAATATAGATCCGCTTAAGTACGATTTGCTTTTTGAGCGTTTCTTAAATCCAGACCGTATTAGTATGCCAGATATTGATATCGATTTTGATGATGAAGGCAGGAGTCGTGTTATGGACTACGTTATCAATAAATATGGTAGCAATCAAGTAGCGCAAATTATTACTTATGGTACCATGGCTGCAAAGTCATCTATTAGAGATACAGCACGTGTATTAGATTTACCACTATTTGATGCCGATAGGATTGCTAAATTAATACCAACCATGTCTAAACTTAACAAGATTTTTGGTTTAGATGAAAAAGAATTAGGAAAGAAATTTAGGGCTGAAGATTTAGAAAAAGTAAATCAACTTTTAAATATTTCGGAAGGAGATGGGCTAGAAGCCGAAACTGTAAATCTTGCAAGAACCTTGGAGGGTTCTGTTCGTAATACAGGTATTCATGCTTGTGGAGTTATTATAACACCTGATGATATTACAAAATTCGTTCCTGTTGCTACCGCTAAGGATTCCGATTTGTATGTTACGCAGTTTGATAACTCGGTTGTGGAAGACGCTGGGTTATTAAAAATGGATTTCTTAGGATTAAAGACTTTAACTTTAATAAAGGACACCGTAAAAATTGTAAAGGCAAAACATGATATTTTACTAGATCCTGAGAATTTCCCACTTGATGATGAAGAAACATATGCTTTATTCCAGCGTGGAGAAACAGTTGGTGTATTCCAATACGAATCTCCCGGAATGCAAAAACACCTTCGAGATTTAAAACCAACGGTTTTTGAAGATTTAATTGCAATGAACGCGCTCTATCGTCCTGGACCAATGGAATATATTCCAAGTTTCGTGCGTAGAAAACATGGTGATGAAGAGATTGATTACGATTTACCTGCAATGGAAGAATACCTTAAAGAAACTTATGGTATTACGGTGTATCAAGAGCAGGTAATGTTGTTGTCTCAAAAATTAGCAGGATTTACAAAAGGTGAAGCCGATGTACTTCGTAAAGCAATGGGTAAAAAGCAAATTGCGGTACTTGATAAAATGAAACCTAAGTTTATAGAGCAGGCTAGTGCAAACGGACACGACGCTAAAATTCTTGAAAAAGTATGGAAAGACTGGGAAGCTTTTGCGAGTTACGCATTCAACAAATCCCACTCTACATGTTATGCGTGGATAGCTTATCAAACAGCATATTTAAAAGCGCATTACCCAGCAGAATATATGGCAGCGGTTCTTTCTAATAATATGAACGATATAAAATCGGTTACATTTTTTATGGAAGAATGTAAGCGTATGAAGCTAGATGTACTTGGTCCCGATGTAAACGAGTCGTTTTACAAATTCTCTGTAAATAAAGATTATGCAGTACGTTTTGGAATGGGAGCAATAAAAGGAGTTGGTCATGGGGCAGTTATGACCATTGTTGAAAACAGAAAAAAAGACGGTCCTTATAAATCTATTTTCGATTTAGCTAAGCGTATAGATTTGCGTGCAGCCAATAAAAAAGCTTTTGAAAACTTAGCTTTAGCAGGAGGTTTTGATGGTTTAGGAGATACACATCGTGCACAATTTTTTCATGATGAAGGAGATGGAATTACGTTTTTAGAAAAAGCAATAAAATATGGAGCAAAACACCAGGAAAACGAAAATTCTGCTCAAGTAAGTTTGTTTGGTGCTGCTAGTGATGTGCAAATTGCTGAACCACAAGTACCACCATGTGAAGAATGGGGCACTATGGAAAAACTTGGAAAAGAGCGCGAAGTGGTGGGTATTTATATTTCTGGTCATCCATTAGATGATTTTAAAACAGAAATGAAAACGTTTTGTAACGGAACTATAGCCATGTTTAATAATCTAGAGCCTTATGTGAATAGAGAAATTGTTTTTGGAGGTGTGGTTACCGATGTGCAACATCGTGTAAGTAAACAAGGTAAAGGATGGGCATTATTTACTATTGAAGATTATACAGATAGTTTTGAATTCAGGATTTTTGGTGAAGAGTATTTAAAGTTTCGCCATTTTTTAATGAAAAACAACTTTGTGTTTGTTAAAACATTTATTCGCGAAGGTTGGGTAAATAAAGATACAGGTAAAAAAAGCGACCCGAGATTACAGTTTAATAGTTTTCAGTTGTTGCATGATGTAATGGAGAATTACGCCAAAAAACTTTCTATACAGGTCGATATTAATGATTTAAATGAACAGAAAATAACGGCTTTAAAAGAATTGCTACATATGCACCCTGGGAGTAAGGCTATACATTTTTTAGTTTACGATGCTAAAGAAAAAATCAAGCTAACGATGCCTAGTAGAAAGCAAAAAGTAAAAGTGTCTCAAGAGCTAATAAGCGAATTAGAGGCTCAGAATTTTAGGTTTAAGTTGAATTAA
- a CDS encoding DUF58 domain-containing protein, which yields MNLQNELNKAEGFKNLELLAKQVVEGFIAGMHKSPFHGFSAEFAEHKIYNHGESTRHIDWKLYAKTDKLYTKRYDDETNLRCHIIIDNSSSMHYPKMNQFSIDNLNKIGFSVLASASLMHILKKQRDAVGLSIYSDTYDYYAPEKGSERHHQMLLNHLSQAVVSKSKNKQTETYKYLHEIAEKIHRRSLIFLFTDMFQTTEDETKLFEALRHLKYNKHEVVLFHVIDKAKELQFDFDNKPKRFVDVETGEYINLYADSIKESYSEAVDNYFEALRLKCMQYKIKYVEADINKDFNNILTTYMIERQKFA from the coding sequence ATGAATTTACAAAACGAACTTAATAAAGCCGAAGGTTTTAAAAATTTGGAGCTACTAGCTAAGCAAGTAGTAGAAGGGTTTATTGCTGGAATGCATAAGAGTCCGTTTCATGGGTTTTCTGCAGAATTTGCAGAACATAAAATATACAACCATGGTGAAAGTACCAGACATATAGATTGGAAGCTTTATGCCAAAACAGATAAGCTGTATACTAAACGTTATGATGATGAAACCAATTTACGCTGTCATATTATTATAGATAATAGTAGTTCGATGCATTACCCAAAAATGAATCAATTTTCTATTGATAATTTAAATAAAATTGGGTTTTCGGTTTTAGCATCGGCATCGTTAATGCATATTTTAAAAAAGCAGCGTGATGCTGTAGGACTTAGTATTTATAGTGATACTTACGATTATTATGCTCCAGAAAAAGGAAGCGAGCGTCATCATCAAATGCTTTTAAATCATTTAAGTCAAGCAGTTGTCTCTAAATCTAAAAATAAGCAAACCGAAACGTATAAATATTTACATGAAATAGCAGAAAAAATTCATAGACGTTCTCTGATATTTTTATTTACTGATATGTTTCAAACAACAGAAGATGAAACAAAACTCTTTGAAGCTTTACGTCATTTAAAATATAATAAACACGAAGTTGTTTTATTTCATGTCATAGATAAAGCAAAAGAATTACAATTCGATTTTGATAATAAACCTAAACGGTTTGTAGATGTAGAAACAGGAGAATATATCAATTTATATGCAGACTCTATTAAAGAAAGCTATAGTGAAGCGGTAGATAATTATTTTGAAGCATTACGATTAAAATGTATGCAATACAAGATTAAATATGTTGAGGCTGATATTAATAAAGATTTTAATAACATCCTCACTACATATATGATAGAGCGCCAAAAATTTGCTTAG
- the rimM gene encoding ribosome maturation factor RimM (Essential for efficient processing of 16S rRNA) has product MKKEDCFYLGKIVRKYSFKGELLIKLDTDQPELYENLDAMFVNVRNTLIPFFIESSQLHKSDLLRVQFEDVNDEADADALIKSEVYLPLEFLPKLEGNKFYFHEIIGFTMLDKNYGEVGKIVGVNDSTAQALFEVENSGKEILIPMNDEFILEVNRETKTILVETHEGLIDLYL; this is encoded by the coding sequence ATGAAGAAAGAAGATTGTTTTTATCTAGGCAAAATTGTTAGAAAATATAGTTTTAAAGGTGAATTGCTTATCAAATTAGATACTGATCAACCTGAATTATATGAGAACCTAGATGCCATGTTTGTTAATGTAAGAAATACATTAATCCCATTTTTTATTGAAAGTTCTCAACTTCATAAATCAGATTTATTGCGCGTGCAATTCGAAGATGTAAATGATGAGGCAGATGCCGATGCTTTAATAAAAAGCGAAGTATATTTACCTCTGGAATTCCTTCCAAAATTAGAAGGAAATAAATTCTATTTTCATGAAATTATAGGTTTTACTATGCTTGATAAAAACTATGGTGAGGTTGGTAAAATTGTTGGTGTTAATGACTCTACTGCACAAGCTCTTTTTGAAGTTGAAAATAGTGGAAAGGAAATATTAATTCCTATGAATGACGAGTTTATTTTAGAAGTAAACAGAGAAACTAAAACTATTTTAGTTGAAACCCATGAGGGTTTAATTGATTTATATCTATAA